The Pseudoalteromonas aliena SW19 genome has a segment encoding these proteins:
- a CDS encoding DUF2339 domain-containing protein, which translates to MDDLVGLAVILILIVVVGAICGLIALVQLNTLKQSVAILKAKVAELQSSNAAQKQTPSSNADTPQHQIPIVTAKTYEPESVNSSPVIQPQVITKSSVNAVKIKREKTSSIELLFNKFRTGFEQNWMTWIGAIALAFGGLFLAKYSLEAGLLSPVMRLSLGGLFGLGLIAAAAYLHHKRIVFEGFNNYIPAALASGGFITCFSLILLAYSNYAMLSPTVAFFALAVIAISASAMALRLGPLLAVLGIIGAYSVPIWVSTGSGNLFALFMYVGFVSLSAALVAHKVQRAWLWYLLWAGHIGWYLVGFTLLKINTVWLMGAFALLSIVGLIAIPRLGRKLNIIEHRPHSLKRLIKVLPDHLLLLAFIAPLIFTMLISHFDMQWQTIGVLSIVLVLFLVLKNSRWDIWQGVALVISTLLVIGAERTHLSPNLFDDALFIFKNEYGLGLLLGLLLTAYGLYYGKKQSKRLAFHVTAAFSVFVMIATLYTLIPNSALSTAYPLWAVVLFVVAAILIKLAQHNTTLFQRFTYWVGANANITLAITMLLSDSGLTIALAVQVLLISVLIKRYSVPMPHWPIKALVAALLLRLTLSPWTPSYDALTVFGLHWSIVVYPLCIALFFAAARCFKVSQLKVWLEGAALHCLALFITTETSYQLVGHYPQFDSLNFYEQILLTCNWLALGGVYLHRAKLAGTLAKLYQVAGFTLAGLAGLFAIKTLLDDNPLFESLYIGELPILNWLLLLWLVPAGLTLWLAKLVKPINAKATPFILAVAGGFILLAINSFIRQYWQGPYIYLSKGASNAELYSYSVIWLVLGAGTVIFGHLKNQLLIQKVGLGILAAVIVKVFLIDMANLEGLLKALSFIGLGLSLVGLSWLFQKLRSRVNPV; encoded by the coding sequence ATGGATGATTTAGTTGGTTTAGCCGTAATACTTATATTAATCGTTGTAGTCGGGGCTATTTGTGGCCTAATTGCGTTAGTGCAGCTTAATACCTTGAAGCAAAGTGTCGCGATTTTAAAGGCAAAAGTGGCTGAGCTACAATCAAGTAATGCAGCGCAAAAACAAACGCCATCATCCAATGCAGACACTCCACAACACCAGATACCAATAGTAACCGCTAAAACATACGAACCTGAATCCGTAAACTCTAGTCCAGTAATTCAACCTCAAGTTATAACTAAATCCAGCGTTAACGCGGTTAAGATAAAGCGCGAAAAAACATCTTCTATCGAATTATTATTTAATAAATTCCGCACAGGCTTTGAACAAAACTGGATGACGTGGATTGGTGCTATAGCGCTTGCGTTTGGTGGACTATTTTTAGCTAAATATAGTTTAGAGGCTGGATTATTATCGCCAGTAATGAGGCTGAGTTTGGGTGGTTTATTTGGCCTTGGCTTAATTGCAGCTGCAGCATATTTACATCATAAACGCATTGTATTTGAAGGCTTTAATAATTACATACCCGCAGCACTTGCCAGTGGTGGGTTTATTACCTGTTTTTCGTTAATTCTTTTAGCCTATAGTAACTACGCTATGCTTAGCCCCACCGTGGCATTTTTTGCACTGGCAGTTATTGCGATTAGTGCAAGTGCGATGGCACTCAGGCTAGGCCCATTATTGGCGGTATTAGGTATTATTGGCGCTTACAGCGTACCAATATGGGTTAGTACTGGCAGTGGTAACTTGTTTGCATTATTTATGTATGTTGGCTTTGTAAGTTTGTCAGCCGCGTTAGTTGCACATAAAGTACAGCGAGCTTGGTTGTGGTATTTATTATGGGCAGGGCACATTGGTTGGTATTTAGTTGGTTTTACATTACTTAAAATTAATACCGTTTGGTTAATGGGGGCGTTTGCTTTACTTAGTATTGTAGGGTTAATTGCTATACCGCGCTTAGGTCGAAAACTGAATATTATTGAACATCGCCCGCACAGTTTAAAACGCTTAATTAAAGTGCTTCCAGATCACCTCTTATTACTCGCTTTTATAGCGCCCTTAATATTTACCATGTTGATCAGTCACTTTGATATGCAGTGGCAAACAATCGGCGTGTTGAGCATTGTATTAGTATTGTTTTTAGTCCTTAAAAATAGCCGCTGGGATATTTGGCAGGGCGTAGCGTTAGTTATTTCAACGCTATTAGTGATAGGCGCTGAACGTACGCATCTTTCGCCAAACCTATTTGATGATGCACTCTTTATATTCAAAAATGAGTATGGTTTGGGTTTATTACTCGGATTGTTACTTACGGCATACGGGCTTTATTACGGTAAAAAACAGAGTAAGCGTTTGGCATTTCATGTAACGGCTGCGTTTAGTGTATTTGTAATGATAGCTACTTTATATACGCTTATTCCTAATTCTGCGTTAAGTACTGCATATCCACTTTGGGCCGTTGTACTGTTTGTAGTGGCGGCTATTTTAATAAAGCTCGCGCAGCATAATACAACGCTATTTCAGCGTTTTACTTATTGGGTAGGCGCTAATGCCAATATTACGTTAGCAATTACCATGCTACTAAGTGACAGCGGTTTAACTATTGCACTTGCTGTACAAGTATTACTTATAAGCGTACTTATTAAACGCTATAGCGTGCCTATGCCGCATTGGCCTATAAAAGCCTTGGTTGCTGCGTTATTACTGCGCCTTACGCTTTCACCTTGGACGCCAAGCTACGATGCGCTAACAGTATTTGGTTTGCATTGGAGTATTGTGGTTTATCCGTTATGTATTGCGTTATTTTTTGCCGCTGCTAGGTGCTTTAAAGTATCTCAATTAAAAGTATGGTTAGAAGGTGCGGCGCTTCATTGTTTAGCGCTTTTTATTACCACCGAAACAAGTTATCAGTTAGTAGGGCATTATCCGCAATTTGATTCACTTAACTTTTACGAACAAATACTCCTTACCTGTAACTGGCTGGCATTAGGGGGCGTGTACTTACACAGGGCAAAACTTGCTGGTACTTTAGCTAAGTTATACCAAGTGGCGGGTTTTACGCTTGCAGGGTTAGCAGGGCTTTTTGCTATTAAAACACTGCTTGACGACAACCCATTATTTGAATCACTTTACATAGGTGAGCTGCCAATACTTAACTGGTTATTACTATTGTGGTTAGTACCTGCAGGATTAACGCTTTGGCTAGCCAAGCTTGTAAAACCAATAAATGCTAAAGCTACGCCATTTATATTGGCCGTTGCGGGTGGATTTATATTATTGGCAATAAACAGCTTTATTCGCCAATACTGGCAAGGTCCTTACATTTACTTATCAAAAGGCGCAAGTAATGCAGAGCTTTATAGCTACTCTGTTATTTGGTTAGTATTGGGTGCGGGTACTGTTATTTTTGGTCATTTAAAAAACCAGTTATTAATACAAAAAGTAGGCTTAGGCATACTAGCTGCCGTTATTGTTAAAGTGTTTTTAATTGATATGGCTAACTTGGAGGGCTTACTTAAAGCGCTTTCGTTTATTGGTTTAGGGCTTTCGTTGGTGGGGTTAAGTTGGTTGTTCCAAAAGCTTAGAAGCCGAGTAAATCCAGTTTAA